The sequence below is a genomic window from bacterium.
CAACACCTTGCCCTCGAGCTCCTGACCGCGCGCGCGCACGTCATCGAGGGTGTCCTCGCCGACCCGGATGTGGAAGACGTCCTGCAACACCACCGGCCCCTGGTCGAGCTGCTCGGTGACGAAGTGGGCGGTGCAGCCCGAGACGCGGCAGCCCTCCTCGAACGCCTGCTTATAGGCGTTGGCGCCGGGGTGATAGGGCAGCAGCGAGGGATGGATGTTGATGATCCGGTTGCGGAACTGCTCGACGAGCTCCGGCGTCACCACCTGCATGTAGCGCGCGAGCACCACCAGGTCGGGACGGTGGGCGCGCAGGCGCTCGAGCAGGAAGGCCATATGCGCCGGTTTGTCCGTGGAGGGCATCCACTCGAAGGGAATGGCGGCCGCCTCGGCGATCGGGCGCAGCACCTCGTGGTTGGAGAGCACGCAGACGAAGTCGCCGGCGATGAGACCGGCGGCCTGGTCGGCGATGAGCTGCTGCAGGCAGTGCGGCTCGCGGCTCACCAGGAGGGCGATGCGCTTGCGCAGGCGCTCGCCGTGCAGGCGCACCGAGACGTCGAGTT
It includes:
- a CDS encoding formyltetrahydrofolate deformylase, which encodes MRAAAKNLAVVSVIGRDQKGVVARVCTYLAAANCNIEDIEQRVVEGLFIMTMVVDLADVTQTLDELILGLKEIGTEMQLDVSVRLHGERLRKRIALLVSREPHCLQQLIADQAAGLIAGDFVCVLSNHEVLRPIAEAAAIPFEWMPSTDKPAHMAFLLERLRAHRPDLVVLARYMQVVTPELVEQFRNRIINIHPSLLPYHPGANAYKQAFEEGCRVSGCTAHFVTEQLDQGPVVLQDVFHIRVGEDTLDDVRARGQELEGKVLSQAVQLFAADQLVVKDKKVIFRPGHVSVS